The Bacillus sp. Bos-x628 genome segment AATGCTTCGTTTTATGAGAGAAAATGCCGGCTCAATTAATGCGCGTGTCATTGCACCGGAATCATTTCAGTACCTGAAAAATATGTCAGACCCGATTTTGAACGATCCGCAGGCTCTTGAAAATATGGATATTCTTGGAGCTCACCTGTACGGTACTCAAATCAGTCAATTCCCTTATCCTCTTTTCAAACAAAACGGAGGAGGGAAAGAGCTTTGGATGACGGAAGTATACTATCCGAATAGTGATAGCAACTCAGCAGATCGATGGCCCGAGGCATTGGATGTTTCACATCATATTCACAATTCAATGGTAGAAGGAGATTTTCAAGCTTATGTTTGGTGGTACATCCGCAGATCATATGGTCCTATGAAAGAAGACGGTACAATCAGCAAACGCGGTTACAATATGGCTCATTTCTCGAAGTTTGTGCGCCCTGGCTATGTAAGGGTTGATGCAACGAAAAATCCTAATGAGAACGTTTACGTGTCAGTCTATAAAAGTGAAGACAAGATCGTTATTGTTGCCATTAATAAAAGCGACACAGGGGTCAACCAAAACTTTGTTTTGCAGAATGGATCAGCTTCTCAAGTATCTAGATGGATAACAAGCAGTAGCGGCAATCTTCAACCTGGGACGAATCTCAATGTAACGGACAATCATTTTTGGGCCCATCTTCCAGCTCAAAGCGTAACAACATTTGTCGCAGATCGTTAAGAGCATCAAGGCAAGCGATACCGCGTCGATTTAAATGCGATATACAATGCTATATGAGTACGAAGGAGCCGATTTTTCCCCTTTCTGTTTCTATTATGGCAGTAATTTTCGGAGTCTTCGGCACGTTGAAACTTGTAGAGGATTTAGAGGAATGGAAGAAATTGAATTGCAGGTTGCTACCAATCAAGTTGTTCTAACGATCTCTGACGACGATCCTAAAGCCCTTCAACGCTGCTCTTCCATACTCCATTTTTCAATATGAAATTGAGTGATTTTCCGATCGGAAAATCGCTTTTTTTCGTGTCGTTCATCGGTTTGAAGCCGCATGCTTCGGCTTTTAAAAGGATTAAC includes the following:
- a CDS encoding glucuronoxylanase; this encodes MMSYVKKSICVLMVLFTMLAVMLIEPGATDVLAASDVTINLSAEKQVIRGFGGMNHPAWIGDLTAPQRETAFGNGQNQLGFSILRIYVDDNSNNWYREVATAKKAIEQGALVIASPWNPPSDMVETFNRDGDTSAKRLKYDMYDAYAQHLNDFVAYMKSNGVDLYAISVQNEPDYAHDWTWWTPQEMLRFMRENAGSINARVIAPESFQYLKNMSDPILNDPQALENMDILGAHLYGTQISQFPYPLFKQNGGGKELWMTEVYYPNSDSNSADRWPEALDVSHHIHNSMVEGDFQAYVWWYIRRSYGPMKEDGTISKRGYNMAHFSKFVRPGYVRVDATKNPNENVYVSVYKSEDKIVIVAINKSDTGVNQNFVLQNGSASQVSRWITSSSGNLQPGTNLNVTDNHFWAHLPAQSVTTFVADR